The following DNA comes from Lentibacillus sp. Marseille-P4043.
ATTCACTTCCGGTATAATAAAAGGCGTTTCAAAATGGATCGTCTGCCCTTTTGCGTGTACACCTGTATCGGTTCTTCCGGAAGCTTGAATTCGGATATGTTCACCTTTGTGCATTTTCTGTAATGCTTTTTCTAACTCGCCGTGAACAGTGCGTTTCTTAGGCTGGATTTGAAAGCCGGAAAAATTGGAACCATCATAGCTAATCACACATTTAATCTTCTCCATCCAAATCCAGTCCCCCTGCTAGTAAGTTCTTGTTAAAAACAATCCCGCAATAACAAATAAGAATAATACATAAATTGCTATATCCCGCTTTTCAATTTTTAATTCTCTTAGTTTAGTCCGGCCTTCTCCACCTTGATAGCCACGGGCCTCCATCGCCATTGCAAGCTCCTCAGCACGTTTAAACGCACTCACGAACAGTGGCACCAATAATGGGACAACTGCTTTAGCACGTTCCTTGATTGGTCCTGTTTTAAAATCTACTCCACGTGATGCTTGTGCCCGAGAAATTTTTTCTGTTTCCTGCATGAGTGTCGGAATAAACCGTAATGATATCGACATCATCAGCGCTAGCTCATGCACTGGAAATTTAACTTTTTTCAGCGGATGAAGCATATCCTCGATTGCATCCGTTATTTCAATTGGTGTTGTCGTTAACGTTAACAAAGACGTGATTAAAATTAGCAAGAAAAACCGCATCGAAATTGCAAATCCTTGAATAAGTGCACCTGAATAAACGTTAAATGAAAATACTTCAAATAGGACTGTTCCTTCTTTTGTTACAATCAAATGTAAAATAAACGTAAATACAATTAAGAACCAAACAGGCATTAACCCTTTCAAGATAAACTTAATTGGTATTCTTGTCGTAATAACACTTGCTAAAGCGAAAACAGTTAAAATCGCATAACTAAGCACGGAATTGGCAAAAAAAACAATAAACACAAAGAAAAAAATGATCGTAATTTTTGTCCGTGGATCCAAACGATGGATGATCGAGTTTCCCGGAACATATTGGCCAATAATTAGAGAGTTACTCATACGATTCAGCCCCCTTTACATAACGCTGAATAATCTGAGCAATTTCTTCTATTGATTGGCGATGAAATGGAATCGATACATTAAATTTCTTTTCAAATGACTTAAGGAATTGAACAGCCTCTGGAACATCCAGTTGGACTTTATTTAACGCCTCTTGCTGTGTCAATACTTCCTCTGGCTTGCCTTCCATATATTTGGTACCTTTATTTAAAATAATGACGTGATCGGCATATTGCACTGCATCCTCCATGCTATGTGTTACAAGCACCGTTGTCAGCCCTTCTCGTTGATGCAATTCATAGAACATATCCATTATTTCCCGTTGTCCACGTGGGTCTAATCCAGCAGTGGGTTCATCCAATACCAGCACATCTGGTTTTGTCGCCAATACCCCAGCAATTGCTACTCGACGCATTTGTCCACCACTTAACTCGAATGGTGAACGTTGCAGTAATTCCTCAGGCAACCCAACTGCAGGAACAATTTCTTGTATTCGTTGTTTTATTTCATCTTTAGCGACACCAAAGTTTTCTGGACCAAATGCAATGTCCTTTTCCACATTCTCTTCAAATAATTGATGTTCTGGATATTGAAATACAACCCCGACTTTGCTGCGTAATTCCTTCATATTTTTAGGCTTCTCATCGTTGGTAAGGCGATAGTCCCCAATTGTGACGCTACCTTCACTTGGTGAAACCAATCCATTTAAATGCTGAATAAGTGTCGACTTGCCTGAACCTGTATGACCAATAACTGCTACAAATGAACCTGATGGTATATGAAATGATAAGTCCTCTATTGCTTTATGGGCAAATGGTGTGCCCTGTTGGTATATATAGCTTACGTTCTCGAATGTAATGTCCATAAGTCCTCCAGCAATTCTTCTTGGTTTAATGGTTCAGTTGTAACAGGAATTCCCGCCTGTTTAAGTTCATCAGTTAAAATAGCCACAAATGGCACGTCAAGTCCAATTTCCCGTAATGCATCTTTTTTAGAAAAAATTTCTCGTGGTGTTGCTTCATCCCATGTTTCTCCGTTATTCATTACAATAACTCGTTCAGCTTGTACAACCTCTTGCAAATCATGGGTAATCGTTATTAATGAAAGCTCATGTTCTTGCCTAACATTAGAAACGGTACGCATAATTTCCTGGCGTCCCTTTGGATCGAGCATCGCAGTGGCCTCATCTAATATTAATACATTTGGTGAAATCGCTAGAACACTGGCAATCGCAACCCGCTGTTTTTGCCCACCAGAAAGCCTGTGTGGTTCGGTTAACTTATACTCCTGCATACCAACA
Coding sequences within:
- a CDS encoding energy-coupling factor ABC transporter ATP-binding protein, with amino-acid sequence MREKFIEFRNVSFRYGDEEPWVLKNCSFEIYRNEWVAIIGHNGSGKSTIAKLMNGLLFPVEGEIIINGQQVNQETIWEIRKEVGMVFQNPDNQFVGTTVQDDVAFGMENRGFSRDEMINRIDRNLTAVGMQEYKLTEPHRLSGGQKQRVAIASVLAISPNVLILDEATAMLDPKGRQEIMRTVSNVRQEHELSLITITHDLQEVVQAERVIVMNNGETWDEATPREIFSKKDALREIGLDVPFVAILTDELKQAGIPVTTEPLNQEELLEDLWTLHSRT
- a CDS encoding energy-coupling factor ABC transporter ATP-binding protein — protein: MDITFENVSYIYQQGTPFAHKAIEDLSFHIPSGSFVAVIGHTGSGKSTLIQHLNGLVSPSEGSVTIGDYRLTNDEKPKNMKELRSKVGVVFQYPEHQLFEENVEKDIAFGPENFGVAKDEIKQRIQEIVPAVGLPEELLQRSPFELSGGQMRRVAIAGVLATKPDVLVLDEPTAGLDPRGQREIMDMFYELHQREGLTTVLVTHSMEDAVQYADHVIILNKGTKYMEGKPEEVLTQQEALNKVQLDVPEAVQFLKSFEKKFNVSIPFHRQSIEEIAQIIQRYVKGAESYE
- a CDS encoding energy-coupling factor transporter transmembrane component T family protein, translating into MSNSLIIGQYVPGNSIIHRLDPRTKITIIFFFVFIVFFANSVLSYAILTVFALASVITTRIPIKFILKGLMPVWFLIVFTFILHLIVTKEGTVLFEVFSFNVYSGALIQGFAISMRFFLLILITSLLTLTTTPIEITDAIEDMLHPLKKVKFPVHELALMMSISLRFIPTLMQETEKISRAQASRGVDFKTGPIKERAKAVVPLLVPLFVSAFKRAEELAMAMEARGYQGGEGRTKLRELKIEKRDIAIYVLFLFVIAGLFLTRTY